One genomic window of Parabacteroides pacaensis includes the following:
- the mreD gene encoding rod shape-determining protein MreD: protein MINNVIRNILYFVICALLQILILNNVHFLRLATPFVYLYFIIKLPVGMPKSQVILLSFLMGFVIDIFGNTAGMHATACTLAGFARDPLISFFAGKELPEGVYPSFKTFTYGTYFRYVLSLVIIHHSVLFLIESLTLFDPLFLLLRLGASIGLTTLLILIAETFNLELQKSGE, encoded by the coding sequence ATGATTAATAATGTTATACGAAATATTCTCTATTTTGTCATATGTGCTTTGTTGCAGATATTAATACTCAACAATGTGCATTTCCTCCGGCTAGCTACTCCCTTTGTTTATCTGTATTTTATTATCAAGTTACCGGTAGGAATGCCTAAGAGCCAAGTTATATTACTTTCTTTCCTGATGGGCTTTGTGATCGATATTTTCGGAAATACGGCCGGTATGCATGCAACAGCTTGTACGTTGGCGGGATTTGCCCGGGACCCGCTTATTTCGTTTTTTGCGGGAAAAGAGTTGCCGGAGGGTGTCTATCCTTCTTTCAAGACATTTACTTATGGAACTTATTTCCGGTATGTCTTGTCACTGGTAATCATTCATCACAGCGTTTTATTTCTTATCGAATCGCTGACTTTGTTTGATCCGTTGTTTTTATTACTGCGGCTCGGAGCAAGTATCGGGTTAACTACCTTACTCATCTTGATTGCGGAGACTTTCAATTTAGAACTTCAAAAAAGTGGGGAATAG